TCATCAAGGATGACTTTCAATTCTTGATTTTTCTGATTATTTGTCGCCAGTAGTAACGCATCACTCGTCAAGTTGGCCGTATTTAATTCATGGTATAGCTCAACTAATTGGTCAATGAAGCCTTGCTTTTCTTTGATAAACCGATAGGTTGGAATGGCCTCATCTGATAATAAGCTCAAAGTCCGACGCATGAGCATAGCAAGACCAACAGTTGATAGATTTGTTTTATCAGTCTCTTGATTTTTATCAAAGTACCATGGTAATTGTTTTAGTCTGGTAACAGTTAAGTCAAATAAGGCACCATCTTGGCCATGATTAAAGCGCGTCAAAATTTCCTTTTCTTTTTCAAAAGAAAGGGAAGATGGCACGATATAAAATATTTTTTTTCCAGCCTCAATATAATCACGCGCCTCATCAATCAAAAAATCAGTGAGTTGACCGTAAATATCTGTATGGATAATTTTCATATAAAAAATAAACCTCTCGGTCTATTATATCATGTTTGAGGATACATCAGCTCTGGTTAACTCAGCTGATTAGTTGGTCCGAACAGGTGTGACCAACTGTACAAAATCAAGCGTATCGCTCTTTGGAACCAATGTAAAGGGTCTTACAGCAGAAATAAAGCGAATTCTAACTTCTGGTTCTTTGATGACCTTTAGTGCATCAATCAGATACTGAGGATTAAAAGAAATGGTTAAGTCATCACCAGATTTTGCCAATGGTGTGATTTCTTCATGAACTGATCCCACTTCTGGTGAGTTAACAGTCGCAGTAATTGTATCTCCACTAATCGTTAATTTCACTGTACCGTTTGTCGTCGCGTTAGAGAGCAATTTAGCACGATCCATGGTATGACGTAGATTTGCCACGTCAAAGGTCAAATCAAGCGTATAATCGGCTTCTGAAGGGATTAAGCGATTGGTATCAGGATAGTTGCCTTCAACAAGACGCGTATAGAACGAAATCGTTTCATTTCTAATTAAAATTTGATTACTTGAAAAGAAAATATCAAGCTCTGTATCATCATCTGAAAAAACGGATTTAAAGCTATTGACCGATTTATTGGGTAAGACCAAATCAAAATCTTCACTTAACTTATCAAGCGTAATAATTCTTTGACTCATACGATGTGAGTCAGTCGCAACTGACTTCAACAACTTGTTATCTGTTAAGGTTAAATGCACACC
The DNA window shown above is from Lactococcus paracarnosus and carries:
- the dnaN gene encoding DNA polymerase III subunit beta; translated protein: MINFSINKTAFLNNLRITKQAISSKVAIPTLSKIKIDVSTEGITLTGSNGQISIENFVAKEDENAGMLISQPGSILLEANFFESVVNNLPEITFDFQEIEQNQVVLTSGQSEITLKGLDVEMYPRIQEMATENPLKIKAGVLKEIFTETAFAVSTQESRPILTGVHLTLTDNKLLKSVATDSHRMSQRIITLDKLSEDFDLVLPNKSVNSFKSVFSDDDTELDIFFSSNQILIRNETISFYTRLVEGNYPDTNRLIPSEADYTLDLTFDVANLRHTMDRAKLLSNATTNGTVKLTISGDTITATVNSPEVGSVHEEITPLAKSGDDLTISFNPQYLIDALKVIKEPEVRIRFISAVRPFTLVPKSDTLDFVQLVTPVRTN